The Lactuca sativa cultivar Salinas chromosome 2, Lsat_Salinas_v11, whole genome shotgun sequence genome includes the window aactactttaagttgattttaatattatttttttaatgttttttttaaattaatttaattttattctataattaatttaaaattataagaagtacgttgctattaagttagttttataattaatataatttgattttataaaggtaacttaatttgattctaaacgtaaattaattagattttataattaatttaatattttcttttttgttattagtttaatttattaaactaactttattttcattttaatttattaaactaactttattttattttaattttaacattaACTTTATTTTAAGTCACTAAAAGTATGTTCCTATTAAGTtagttttaaaattaatataatttgattttataaaggtaacttaatttgattctaaaggtaaattaattagattttataattaatttaatattttctattaaattagttttataattaatataatttgattttataaatgtaacttaatttgattctaaacgtaaattaattagattttataattaatttaatattttcttttttgttattagtttaatttattaaactaactttattttcattttaatttattaaactaactttattttattttaattttaacattaactttattttaagtcactaaaagtatgttgctattaagttagttttataattaatataatttgattttataaaggtaacttaatttgattctaaaggtaaattaattagattttataattaatttaatattttcttttttgttattagtttaatttattaaactaactttattttaattttaatttattaaactaactttattttattttaattttaacattaACTTTATTTTACaactaatttattattttttaatgtttttttaaattaatttaaagttattctataattaaattaaaattactagaagtacgttgctattaataacctaattaaagctaaagttgtaatgaccaacattaagtcactaaaagtatgttgctattaagttggccaaacattaagtcactaacaaaattaagcactttgaaaccatatacaatacattactagaagtaagttgctattaataacctaattaagccaAATGTATACATTTAATTTGcatatttcaatttcatccaatttcatacaattaagtcaaatgtgtatatatatatatatatatatatatatatatatatatatatatatatatatatatatatatatatatatatatatatatatatatattcaatttacatattccaatttcatacaaatatATACATCTAAGTTTCATGTTAAGGCAATGTGGTATAACTTTCATCCAATttcatccaatttcatacaaatatatacaaatatatacatctaaatttcatccaatttcatacaaatatatacatatacatgtcaatttttttttatacttcaatgtaatctaaacataaatttcaaaatataCACAAAATGCATAATAAAACTCCAACAAATGTGAAAAAAACACACAATCCAACAAAATACATACAATCCAACAAAATGCATAACAAattcatatatcaaaatacaaACATAATCACTCAACAAACTTGAAAAATACTCACTATTTATCATCTAaaacagaaaaatcataaaaaagatGAGAAATTCGACCTTGGTTGGGGCAATTTCGGAATTTTGGCTAAATGTTGAACTTGGTTGGGGTTGTGGCGGTTTTGTGGCTGCCTTGAGGGAAGGAGAAGCTAGCACCGATCCAAGAAGCAATGCCTAGTCCACCAAGTTGGAAAATTTGCGTGATATTGAAGAAAAATCGAGAGAAAAACCAGAGAAAATTGAGTGAAAGGTAAGCTGTGAATCGCAGAAAGGTAAGAAAGGTAAGCTGTGCAGGGGATATCTGCGTTTAGCATTAGCGGCGACGGGTATTAGCGGCAATGCAagggcaatagcggcgacattaGGGCATTAACGGCGACAAACGGAGGGAAAACTCCGCGCATCTTTCCGCTTTCCTTAACAGCCGTTAGATTGAAAACAAATCGGACGACTGGGGTGAGAATGACGCGGATCGCTAAATGAAAGCATTAGCGGCGACGCCTTTAACGGCGACAACcagcaatagcggcgacacgtAACGCGTCATTTACGTGGCGCCGCTATTGCTGGCTGTCGCCGCTATAGCTTTGTTTTCTTGTAGTGCTAAGACTGTCGATTACCATTTGCTTAGCTTTGTTTCATTTGAAGATTCGATATGCAGAGACAGAGGAACAATGAACTGTTTCCTTCAGATTACTCATTTCTGCAAAAGGGCAACAAACGGGTATTACTATGTGTCTAGGTGTATTTAGGGTTCCTCGTTTATAATTTTCTATAATGaaattaaatgtattaaaaatgtATCTCAAGTTATATATGACTACTTACTTGATCAAATGCTTGCATGTTAATCATTTCGTCTAAATGTACAAGGCTTTTTTGCATAGATGGTGATGAACATGGATCAAGGTTTTCTCAGACACAATTGAGAGAATGATAAAAAATTGAATATGATCAAATGAGAAGTACATGGAAAATTGTGAACCAATTAGGTATCATAAAATCTAATATTTGTCAAGGAGGTCTGACATCACTTTATACTCTTAACAACCAAAATATTGATTAACATGGCACATCAAGTTTATTGAAGCATATCCAGAATTCGTTGCAACTCATGGACAACATTTTTGATATTTGTCCTTTGTGGTGGGGACTCCATGGAGCATGATACTCCAAGCTTGACTGTTGAAGACAAGCATTCTTTTATTTTCTTTGCATATTCTAACGTAGATTGTGTAGCAATAGCATCATCTTGAAGAAATTTTAGAAGGTCATCATCAATAACATCATTTACATAGTCTGGCAAGGCCATTTGTGCAAATTTATGAAGGCTAAGGCCTTCATTAAAGATGTCATCAGTCGGCCTTTTCCCTGTCATCACCTCCAACAATAGTATTCCAAAACTATAGACATCCCCACTACTTGTAATCTCGCTCCCAACACCATACTCTGAAACTTATAAGCAATTACTTTAATAAAAGGTAATATACTACAAATAAATATGAGCATGTGGAATAAATGGACTTTACCTGGAGGTGTGTACCCAATCGTTCCTCTAATGCCACTTGTGCTGTTTTGGTTTGAATTTGTTCCAAGAAATCGAGCTAAACCAAAGTCTCCAACATGGGCCACCATATCATCATCCAACAAAATGTTGCTTGGCTTCAGGTCACAGTGAACGATGCTTGGGAGACAGTGATTGTGAAGATAATCGAGTGCAGATGCGACATCAATGAGAATATTTATTCTTTGAAGAAGGTTTAGTGTGGATGTAGATGCACTTGAATGCAACCAATCTTGTAAACTCCCGTTGGACATGAACTCGTATACCAAAGCTTTGAAGTCATTGCCTTGGTAGTCTACACTTGAACATGAAGTTATTATCTTCAATAAATTACGGTGTCGAATACTCCGCCATGCTTCACACTCCGCTATAAAGCTTTTGTGAGCACCTCGATTTTGAAGATGTAGAACTTTGATCGCAATAAATCTATCACCATGATCAAGTATTCCTTTATAAACAGAGCTGAAACCACCCTCACCAATCAAATTGGCTTTGGAGAAGCCGTTGGTTGCTTTCAGAAGTTGACCGTATGATACTTTCATGAATCGTTCGGCCCTTGatggtgatcgagaaggttggCACTTCCTTTTCTTACACCAAACATACACTAAACACAATACAGTAAAAAGTGTGGACACAATTAGAATGACTATTACCAACTCAAGAACCCTTTTTTTATGTTTCTGTGTGATCTCATTGCATTTGGGTAACCCAAGTTCAGCCAAGCCACCACAAAGCTTACTGTTTCCCAAAACAGAGAATGCACTTGCATTGGCAAACACTAATAGCACTGGTACTTCACCCTCAAAATCATTAAATGATAGGTTTACATATTCTAATAACTTCAACCGTTCCAAAAATCTAGGAATTTGGCCCGATAAATTATTATGAGAAAGATCAAGTGTTGAAACTCCTCTCATAGAAGTTAATGAGGATGGTATGGTGCCTTGAAATAAGTTGCCTTTGAGGGATAAGAATGAAAGGCTTGTGCAACCACCAAGGCTACTAGGAACGTCACCTGTTAAATTGTTATCAGATAAATCTAGAGAAGTTAACATCTTGAGGTCGCCAACCTCTGTTGGAAGTGACCCAAACAGATTGTTTTGAGAAAGATCTAATCTTATGGTCAAAGATGAAAGTTGAAGAAGTTGTTTAGGTATTGTGCCGCTGAGTTGATTGTTGTTAAGGAGCAAATCCAATAGATGATGACAATTTCCCATGCTTGATGGAATATGCCATTCCAGTCTGTTGAAAGATAACCAAAGCTTAGACAATAAAGATATGTTCCCGATAGCATCTGGAATCGGCCCTGAAAATTGGTTTTTAAATAGTACAGCAACTTGTAGCTTTTGAAGCTGACCAATGGTGGAGGGGATTTTTCCTGTAAACCAGTTTTGTGATAAAACTAAAGTGGTCAAGCCAACTAGATTACCTATACTTGAAGGGAGGTTTCCATATATATCATTTCTTCCTAAATTTAGAAGGCTGAGTTGATCAGAAAGATTACCGATTGATGTGGGTAGCACTCCTTGAAACTTGCAATTATAAAGCTGCAAAACCTTTAATTTGCTGCAATTTGTCATAGTATCAATAAACTTCATATCATCAGCCCCTTTGAATCTGTAGTCGTTATTACCAAAGTTTAAGAAATATATATCTTTCAGTTTTGCAAAATCAATTGTCAACTTTCCCCTAAAATTGTTGTTATTCACTTCAAGAAGTTGTAATTTTGAAGAATTAGATATCGAGGGTGGAAGAGGTCCGGTCAGTTGGTTATCCCGCAATTGGAGGAACTGAAGATTCGGGAGCATTGCACCTATGGCTGAGGGAAGACTACCAGTAAGTTGATTCTCACCCAAGGAAAAATAAGTTATGAGTGAGAGGTTAAAAATGGAATGAGGGATGGTTCCAGACAAGTTACAAGCACCAAGCTGAAGCACTGTTAAGCTTTTCCAATTTCCTAAGGTGTCTGGAATGCTCCCACCCAACGGATTTCCGGAAGCAGAGAAGGATATCATTGATGTTATATTCCCCAAGAAAGCTGGGATTCCACCTGTTAACTTATTATCATAAACTCTAAACAAAGTAAGTTTGGAGAGGAAACTGATCTCTTTGGGTATGCTTCCAACTAGCTTGTTGTGATGAAGTCGAAGCCTTTCCATATCAGAACACCCAGACAAGTTAGTTGGAATGACTCCGTTGAATTTGTTAAAGCGGAGATAGAGGAAACGAAGCCTGAATAGACGACCCAGTTCATGAGGGATGGTTCCTTGAAAGCTGTTGTTGGTGAGAGAAAACATGCGAAGGAAGCTTAGGTTCCCTACATGAGGAGACAAGGAGCCTTGTAGGCCTTGTGAGATCAGTACTAGACCAATGACTCTTCTGTGCTTCTTCCCACATATAACACCGCTCCAATCACAAAAATGGAAGGAAGCGTTCCATGAGCTTAGAGCTTCATTTGGATCATGGGTGATCATCGACTTGAACTTCAACAACGCCTTGTAATCGGTCTCATTACCACCACCGGAAGCAGAGATGGTGGTAGTAACCAGAAATATACCGATACTATAAAAAAAGAGGAAAGCAATTAGAGAGTTCATTTTTGGAAATTGGAAGAGCAATTGTTGGCGTTTAATTTTATCTTCAGTTCTTGCATGTTAATGTACGTGACATGCAAAAATAGTGAAATGAATGTCATCCACAAATTCCTTATCAACTTTGACCATGACATTGAGGACCCTATTCCTCAAATAATGCTTGCTGCCGGTTGAAATCTGAAAAAGCTGAAACTGCGTTTTGTATGTTGAAATCATAGCTTTGATAATGGAATGGTTGCTTTATGTTGAAATCATAGACATGATAATTCTTGCTTTTTAAAGTGATCGTGACTCTGTCTATTTGCTTTCATCATTTCCTTTTAGAAGCAAGAAAATGGAAATCACATTTTATTTGAATTTATATGTTGGGATTTTAAGCCGTCTTTGATCTTTTTGATCCGGTAATTATGGTGACtgtatattatatgttatatatagGTCAGTTTTATTTAGAGTCCTCCTATATTTCTATCCATTTGAGACAAGtgtataaaatattattaatcTTATTCAAATAATAGGTGTGAGACTCGTGTATTACACggattgatttaaaaaaagattaaatattaaagtgtaaatataaaatattttttaatgtacaacattaaaataagaaatgaagaaatgtatttattgcaatttaatatcatatatatatatatatatatatatatatatatatatatatatatatataatatttaatactttacatatataagtatatgactttaattttaaaaattgaaaaaaccaaaaattgacacgtggataatatttatttcaaaaataccacaaaatcacaAGAGTTAAAACTCacgagagattgacatgtggcaaaataccttcatttattaaggaggacaACACATGCCACAATTTCATATGGGTAAAGAAAAATTTTCTGTGCATACAACATTTTTTTGTTATCTTTGTTCGTactacatttttttttatctttgttcatacaacattttttttaacccttttaatttttttaagctGCACATTTTGCACATTTCCTAGGAGCATTCTGTCACCAAAGTAttaccaaaagtgtcaaaaaggTATGGTACTGAGAAATTTCTCGATATATATTTCCTAGGAAATTCTCTGGAAAAACATTTCCTAAGAAATTCCTCATAAAAATATATTCTAGGAAACTTCTCGAAAAAATATAGCCTTGGAAATGCCTTAGGACTTCCGACAAAAGATATCTCCTCGGAAGTTTCCATGGAAATCCGTCACAAGAAGTTACCTAGGGTTTTTCCTACGCAAAACTTTTCCTCGGTATTTCTTCGGAAAACAACGGTTTCCTAGGAATTAATGAGGAAATAGTCCCTCGAAAAAGACGTGTTTTTTTAGTAGTGTGTACATGCAAACTTTATCCACGCTACAATTAAGTTAACATAACAAGAATAGAAGCATGCCCAAGGGAAATTATAAGAAAGAACCAATCAAATTAAAAATAACTAAAACTAGTATAAAATTTAGAATGAACTACAAAAAACATTCATGTTgtttatgtattttgtttttgGATATGATTTTGATATTTAACACTTATGATTGTTTGATATGCTTCTTATTAGGTCTGGTAAGAGGTTGAATCTGACTTGGTTTGGTAACACTTAGATTTTGTAAGATATCACACTTAGAAGACCTTTGAATTGGTACTAACTTCTCTGATATGTTTCTTACTCGGTCAGATTCAAGAGCGGGTCGTTAGACCTTGACTCAATCTGACTCAATCAACAATTGTAACACCTTGTTTTGAGTTGTTTCGTAATTCGGGTCTGTGACCTGAAGATCAAGTATAATAAGGCTTCAAGCTTTGGGAAAGAGAGGTTTAGATCCATTCGGATGTGGGTCatgtagattatgtgatccaagagttcggtgtaacgcccgcagatccgggctaatcaatttagaggcaataggggtcgaaaacgacttttcgacaaaaagattatttagaataaataatcttaaccaagttgtagaatatgtcacagggtttccgtacatataaagaacgccgaaatccgagttataacgaagaagttatgacccgtcgaagtttcgcgtcggaaccggcacgacgccgggaagcgtaaatagtaaatttatgatagagcgagatttagccttagcactctaaacgaaagtcgtataatatgttaaactaagaacttcgataaaaagaacgcccaaatctgacttcgtatgaagaagttacgattttttcgaagtttcggattaggagtgtacagcccgaaattcgaatattagatcgatcgatttttagccaacacaacctaaacgagaatcgaagatctcattattagtagcgtaacaataaaaagacagacgaaaatggatatcagatgaagaagttatgagattataacggaccaatcctgtcccggcctgttaaaaatataactttaaaaacaaattcaaaattagccgacggagtctaaacgaaagttgtagagtgcgtctccacctacacatggatataaagaacgtaaaaaacagagttcgtatgaacgagttacaaattataatagcatatttacgtattaaaataaagtataaatcatatatacgtacacatatatatacatatgtatatatcattagaaaggtatcgacgatgcggtcattataagactaatgttgagttctttcaacattagtttagtacaaatatctttaaatctatttaaaatagtattataaaggggtgtttagttgtttatataactataaggtcattaagtaattatggggggtagtttttgtaaattcaattactataaataagaggcttgggctctcatatttcttgcaccattctcttgattcaagagtctttctctccttatcccccgagcatttcggtcccttgtgattcgacttctctttctgtagtttagtatagtaaggtgagcgctgaagcgttgcacgaatctttcttagaaagattcaacgacgaagttctgcccctgcagagcccgactcctagctaaaacccccttgtaagtaagttatgcttaccttattttaatatagcttatatttaaaattagtattgttattatgaacttataataaatatttgagctattattataacttatataagtgtcgttataatatatttttttaactactcgtggtacggggaatctggtttaaagggccgcatagggttgttggatttcagaagtgctatatgccaaaatggtcctgccctccggtgttttatgtttggcccttgtctgtacatagtggttggaaaatattgtttaacgcttatataataataataataatactaagactaatagttggtcacggtaaatattagactaaaatttagcgataataatgctatgtttcgtcgaaggaaaatagaatcgttagaaacaagcgctgcccgattttggaatcatcactttaacaaatgagtgcatagttactttcagcttacacatagatatgaagtattttatataaattacgtgctatgtgtgcatatcatctgaatacttgctatctatgctggatgaacgttttatacatgttttcaatgatttaaactgtatatgtattttatatctacaaaatgtgttgggtaaaacatgggtagatgtaatagttgctgtgtgacaagaTAAAACGATGAGAGGCcttgttatagatgttattgatgatccagtcatctagcagagtatagatgacgaccacggactattctagacagtccagtggaacactagcaggctcgcaacctgtaggtgtttattcgaactgtgtgtttatttgaactgtgtgctcaccagatgtactccatcccccacatggtttccttaaggacatttattgctgaagaatccccttagcagtagtgtccgtcccgatgataatccttaggataggtcccttatgatagatgcttaaggacgtaatgtgaggataacgggaacgggtaatcgggtttgtttaatttaatgaagttaataaacttatttattgtgggttgaaaaccctatgtgctcaccaggctcccaagcctgacccactcagttttatgtattacaggtagtggtgcttgagcatagatatgatgtttggacgagggattacggatataggtctgtagatatgaaataatgtagtaaggcttatattgtactgcttatgcttttgatctgtacaaacatgacatcccaagtcttttaatgaaatacatttctacggaaatgcttttgataaatctttatcatatgttgttttgggacaaattccccaacacttttatttaaaatgttactctgatttttaaccaaagcataaacaaaccggtcttttctggccgtgattttgggga containing:
- the LOC111905694 gene encoding receptor kinase-like protein Xa21, whose product is MNSLIAFLFFYSIGIFLVTTTISASGGGNETDYKALLKFKSMITHDPNEALSSWNASFHFCDWSGVICGKKHRRVIGLVLISQGLQGSLSPHVGNLSFLRMFSLTNNSFQGTIPHELGRLFRLRFLYLRFNKFNGVIPTNLSGCSDMERLRLHHNKLVGSIPKEISFLSKLTLFRVYDNKLTGGIPAFLGNITSMISFSASGNPLGGSIPDTLGNWKSLTVLQLGACNLSGTIPHSIFNLSLITYFSLGENQLTGSLPSAIGAMLPNLQFLQLRDNQLTGPLPPSISNSSKLQLLEVNNNNFRGKLTIDFAKLKDIYFLNFGNNDYRFKGADDMKFIDTMTNCSKLKVLQLYNCKFQGVLPTSIGNLSDQLSLLNLGRNDIYGNLPSSIGNLVGLTTLVLSQNWFTGKIPSTIGQLQKLQVAVLFKNQFSGPIPDAIGNISLLSKLWLSFNRLEWHIPSSMGNCHHLLDLLLNNNQLSGTIPKQLLQLSSLTIRLDLSQNNLFGSLPTEVGDLKMLTSLDLSDNNLTGDVPSSLGGCTSLSFLSLKGNLFQGTIPSSLTSMRGVSTLDLSHNNLSGQIPRFLERLKLLEYVNLSFNDFEGEVPVLLVFANASAFSVLGNSKLCGGLAELGLPKCNEITQKHKKRVLELVIVILIVSTLFTVLCLVYVWCKKRKCQPSRSPSRAERFMKVSYGQLLKATNGFSKANLIGEGGFSSVYKGILDHGDRFIAIKVLHLQNRGAHKSFIAECEAWRSIRHRNLLKIITSCSSVDYQGNDFKALVYEFMSNGSLQDWLHSSASTSTLNLLQRINILIDVASALDYLHNHCLPSIVHCDLKPSNILLDDDMVAHVGDFGLARFLGTNSNQNSTSGIRGTIGYTPPEYGVGSEITSSGDVYSFGILLLEVMTGKRPTDDIFNEGLSLHKFAQMALPDYVNDVIDDDLLKFLQDDAIATQSTLEYAKKIKECLSSTVKLGVSCSMESPPQRTNIKNVVHELQRILDMLQ